A single genomic interval of Daucus carota subsp. sativus chromosome 1, DH1 v3.0, whole genome shotgun sequence harbors:
- the LOC108196817 gene encoding uncharacterized protein LOC108196817 yields MHTCTTPSSKMPALLHQNSQQNSLNQPKAFIQSIPFWVMFLSILIFIFKYYFFNDLNVSHSSFLSTTKFWFLVSNIIVLIIALDFGAFCSSSNDGLYKDHPNDDNYRHERENDLKYHTPALKIAETVHNEQVKDIVVYKETKSSTYNKADHQMKPIMISEKDDIVHQLGSKVDHKDVEKNDQEKKKAPPCRHLSMSDGDAAVALKDHKEKNTSVLYRSKTENFDMNAEDNEFSSMSNEELNRRVEEFIKRCNRQIRLEP; encoded by the coding sequence ATGCACACTTGCACAACTCCTTCCTCAAAAATGCCTGCACTACTCCATCAAAATTCACAACAAAACTCACTAAATCAACCTAAAGCTTTCATCCAATCTATACCCTTTTGGGTTATGTTCTTAtctattctaatatttatctttaaataCTACTTTTTCAATGACTTGAATGTCTCTCATTCCAGTTTCTTGAGCacaacaaaattttggtttcttGTTTCCAACATTATAGTCCTCATCATCGCGCTTGATTTTGGAGCTTTTTGTTCATCTTCTAACGATGGTCTCTACAAAGATCATCCGAATGATGATAATTACCGACATGAACGGGAAAATGATCTCAAATATCACACCCCGGCCCTGAAAATCGCAGAGACTGTGCACAATGAACAAGTGAAAGATATTGTTGTTTACAAGGAAACCAAGTCATCAACATATAACAAGGCAGATCACCAGATGAAACCTATTATGATTTCTGAAAAAGACGATATTGTTCATCAACTTGGTTCGAAAGTTGATCACAAGGACGTCGAAAAAAATGatcaagaaaaaaagaaagcACCACCATGCCGACATCTTAGTATGTCGGATGGAGATGCAGCTGTTGCTCTAAAGGACCATAAAGAGAAGAACACGAGTGTTCTTTATCGTTCAAAGACggaaaattttgatatgaatgcAGAAGATAACGAGTTTTCAAGCATGTCGAATGAAGAACTCAATAGAAGGGTGGAAGAGTTCATTAAAAGATGCAATAGGCAGATTCGATTAGAGCCGTGA